One genomic region from Skermania piniformis encodes:
- a CDS encoding MaoC family dehydratase yields MSEGADPPLREIVQRGLWFDELEPGVCYKHRPGRTITEADNVWFSAITMNPQALHLDAAFSAENPPYHRMLVNSMFTLATLVGLSVGQLTQGTTVGNLGFAEIAFPAPMFHGDTLYAETVVLDKRESRSRPGEGVVTFRHTGRNQDGVVVATAVRSALVRKQPA; encoded by the coding sequence GTGAGCGAGGGCGCGGATCCGCCGCTGCGCGAGATCGTGCAACGTGGACTCTGGTTCGACGAACTCGAGCCGGGGGTCTGTTACAAGCATCGTCCGGGGCGGACGATCACCGAGGCGGACAACGTGTGGTTTAGCGCGATCACGATGAATCCGCAAGCACTGCATCTGGATGCGGCATTCAGCGCCGAGAATCCGCCGTATCACCGGATGCTGGTGAACTCGATGTTCACTCTGGCCACGCTGGTCGGCCTCTCGGTCGGCCAGCTCACCCAGGGGACCACCGTCGGCAACCTCGGCTTCGCCGAGATCGCCTTTCCGGCACCGATGTTCCACGGCGACACGCTCTATGCCGAGACCGTGGTGCTGGACAAACGAGAGTCGCGGTCCCGGCCGGGCGAGGGTGTGGTGACCTTCCGGCACACCGGCCGCAATCAGGATGGGGTGGTCGTGGCCACCGCGGTGCGTTCCGCTCTGGTCCGAAAGCAGCCGGCATGA
- a CDS encoding acetyl/propionyl/methylcrotonyl-CoA carboxylase subunit alpha, producing MTSFHDADAAGSGALFDTVLVANRGEIAVRVIRTLRAMGIRSVAVYSAADVDARHVHEADEAVLLGPAPARESYLDIGKVLAAARATGAQAVHPGYGFLSENAAFAAALAAAGIAFLGPSVHAIEVMGDKIAAKQAVAKFDVPVVPGIAEPGLTDAELIAAAAEVGYPVLVKPSAGGGGKGMRRVDEPARLPAALAGARREAAAAFGDDTLFLERFVLAPRHIEVQILADRHGNVIHLGERECSLQRRHQKVIEEAPSPLLDADTRARIGAAACSTARSVDYTGAGTVEFIVSADRPDQFFFMEMNTRLQVEHPVTELITGIDLVEWQVRIAAGEPLPFGQADVQLAGHAIEARVYAEDPGRDFLPTGGTVLGLTEPAGPGVRVDSGLRVGAVIGSDYDPMLAKVITHAADRAGAIRRLDRALTQTAVLGVVTNIDFARFLLADPDVIAGQLDTGLLDRRAVDYTAPAGTDRDLVAAAALRWLRAWSAAGADLWARPTGWRSGVPATIDYRLGVGGRTESVRLTGRPDAGTAQVGAGPVRALAAAVAGDRLSLTLDGVRTGYRAAVDADRIWLTGPGGTVIVDEVRPVVGGAAAAGGADREITSPMPGSVIEVLVTDGAEVSAGTPIVVVEAMKMEHTLAAPADGVVELLVATGDQVRVDQLLARVGAGGQGSAG from the coding sequence ATGACCTCGTTTCATGACGCCGATGCGGCCGGCTCCGGCGCCCTCTTCGATACCGTGCTGGTGGCCAACCGGGGGGAGATCGCGGTCCGGGTGATCCGCACGCTGCGGGCGATGGGTATCCGTTCGGTCGCGGTGTACAGCGCCGCGGACGTCGATGCCCGACACGTGCACGAGGCGGACGAGGCGGTGCTGCTCGGTCCGGCACCGGCCCGGGAGAGCTACCTCGACATCGGCAAGGTGCTCGCCGCCGCTCGCGCGACGGGCGCGCAGGCCGTCCATCCGGGGTACGGATTCCTCTCGGAGAATGCGGCTTTCGCCGCGGCACTGGCGGCGGCCGGAATCGCGTTCCTCGGCCCGTCGGTGCACGCGATCGAGGTGATGGGCGACAAGATCGCAGCCAAGCAGGCGGTGGCGAAGTTCGACGTCCCGGTGGTGCCAGGGATCGCCGAGCCCGGACTGACCGACGCGGAGCTGATCGCCGCGGCGGCCGAGGTGGGGTATCCGGTCCTGGTCAAGCCGTCGGCCGGGGGCGGCGGCAAGGGCATGCGTCGGGTGGACGAGCCGGCCCGGTTGCCGGCGGCGCTGGCCGGGGCGCGCCGGGAGGCAGCCGCGGCGTTCGGTGACGACACGTTGTTCCTGGAGCGGTTCGTGCTGGCGCCCCGGCATATCGAGGTGCAGATCCTGGCCGACCGGCACGGCAACGTGATCCACCTCGGTGAGCGCGAATGCAGCTTGCAGCGCCGGCATCAGAAGGTGATCGAGGAGGCGCCGTCGCCGCTGCTGGATGCCGATACCCGGGCCCGGATCGGTGCCGCGGCCTGCAGCACGGCGCGCAGCGTCGACTACACCGGCGCCGGGACGGTCGAGTTCATCGTGAGCGCGGACCGCCCGGACCAGTTCTTCTTCATGGAGATGAACACCCGGCTGCAGGTCGAGCACCCGGTCACCGAGCTGATCACCGGGATCGACCTGGTCGAGTGGCAGGTTCGGATCGCGGCCGGCGAACCGCTGCCGTTCGGCCAGGCCGACGTGCAGCTCGCCGGACACGCGATCGAGGCACGGGTCTACGCCGAGGATCCGGGCCGGGATTTCCTCCCGACCGGCGGGACGGTGCTCGGCCTGACCGAACCGGCCGGCCCCGGGGTCCGGGTGGATTCCGGACTGCGGGTGGGCGCGGTGATCGGCAGCGATTACGACCCGATGCTGGCCAAGGTGATCACCCATGCAGCAGACCGGGCGGGCGCCATACGCCGGCTGGACCGGGCGTTGACCCAGACTGCCGTCCTGGGCGTGGTCACCAACATCGACTTTGCCAGATTTCTCCTCGCCGACCCGGATGTGATAGCCGGACAGCTCGATACCGGACTGCTCGATCGGCGAGCGGTCGATTACACGGCGCCGGCCGGCACCGACCGGGACCTGGTCGCGGCCGCCGCACTGCGCTGGTTGCGAGCGTGGAGTGCTGCCGGCGCGGACCTGTGGGCGCGGCCCACCGGGTGGCGGTCCGGGGTGCCGGCGACGATCGATTACCGGCTGGGCGTCGGTGGTCGGACCGAGTCGGTGCGGCTGACCGGGCGACCGGACGCGGGTACGGCACAGGTCGGCGCCGGACCGGTGCGCGCGCTGGCCGCGGCGGTGGCCGGCGACCGGCTGAGTCTGACCCTGGACGGGGTCCGCACGGGTTACCGGGCGGCCGTCGATGCGGACCGCATCTGGCTGACCGGTCCGGGTGGCACGGTGATCGTGGACGAGGTACGCCCGGTGGTCGGCGGTGCGGCGGCGGCCGGTGGTGCCGACCGCGAGATCACCAGCCCGATGCCCGGATCGGTGATCGAGGTGCTGGTCACCGATGGCGCCGAGGTGTCGGCGGGCACCCCGATCGTCGTGGTCGAGGCGATGAAGATGGAACACACGTTGGCGGCACCGGCCGACGGTGTGGTGGAACTGCTGGTCGCCACCGGTGACCAGGTACGGGTCGATCAACTGCTAGCTCGGGTCGGGGCCGGCGGACAAGGAAGTGCCGGATGA
- a CDS encoding acyl-CoA dehydrogenase family protein, producing MSEFLCTTGLPEEYQQLTKSVRDFTRAVVAPVAAQHDADHTFPYDVVAGMGELGLFGLPFPEEYGGMGGDYFALCLALEELAKVDQSVAVTLEAGVSLGAMPIYRFGTEAQKQQWLPDLTAGRALIGFGLTEPGGGSDAGATATTAVLDGSSWVINGSKQFITNSGTDITAAVTVTAVTGRDASGRKEISSIIVPAGTPGFEVGPAYDKVGWNASDTHPLSFADVRVPADNLLGRRGRGYANFLRILDEGRIAIAALSTGAAQGCVDECVRYAKEREAFGTRIGRNQAIAFKIARMAARAQTARTAYYDAAASMLAGKPFKQQAAIAKLVAGEAAMDNARDATQVFGGYGFINEFPVARHYRDSKILEIGEGTTEVQLMLIARELGL from the coding sequence ATGAGTGAATTCTTGTGTACCACTGGACTCCCGGAGGAGTATCAGCAACTGACCAAGTCGGTTCGGGACTTCACCCGAGCCGTGGTGGCGCCGGTGGCGGCGCAGCACGACGCCGACCACACCTTCCCCTACGACGTGGTCGCCGGAATGGGCGAGTTGGGCCTGTTCGGGCTGCCGTTTCCGGAGGAGTACGGCGGGATGGGCGGGGACTACTTCGCACTCTGCCTGGCGCTGGAAGAACTGGCGAAGGTAGATCAGAGCGTGGCGGTCACATTGGAAGCCGGGGTGTCGCTCGGCGCGATGCCGATCTACCGGTTCGGTACCGAGGCGCAGAAACAGCAGTGGTTGCCGGATCTGACCGCGGGCCGCGCGCTGATCGGGTTCGGCCTCACCGAGCCGGGTGGCGGCAGCGACGCGGGGGCCACCGCGACCACCGCCGTGCTGGACGGATCGAGCTGGGTGATCAACGGCAGCAAACAGTTCATCACCAACTCGGGGACCGACATCACCGCGGCGGTGACGGTCACCGCGGTGACCGGACGAGATGCGTCCGGCCGCAAGGAGATCTCGTCGATCATCGTCCCGGCCGGTACGCCGGGTTTCGAGGTCGGGCCGGCCTACGACAAGGTCGGCTGGAATGCTTCCGACACCCATCCGCTGAGCTTCGCGGACGTGCGGGTGCCGGCCGACAACCTGCTCGGCCGGCGGGGTCGGGGGTATGCCAACTTCCTGCGCATCCTGGACGAGGGTCGGATCGCGATCGCGGCGCTGAGCACCGGTGCGGCGCAGGGCTGCGTCGACGAATGTGTGCGGTACGCCAAGGAACGGGAGGCGTTCGGCACCCGGATCGGCCGCAACCAGGCGATCGCCTTCAAGATCGCCCGGATGGCGGCCCGCGCGCAGACCGCGCGCACCGCCTACTACGACGCGGCCGCGTCGATGCTCGCCGGTAAGCCGTTCAAACAACAGGCGGCAATCGCCAAGCTGGTGGCCGGCGAAGCGGCGATGGACAACGCGCGGGACGCGACGCAGGTGTTCGGCGGCTACGGTTTCATCAACGAATTCCCGGTCGCCCGGCATTATCGGGACAGCAAGATCCTGGAGATCGGCGAGGGGACGACGGAGGTTCAGTTGATGTTGATCGCGCGGGAGCTGGGGTTGTGA
- a CDS encoding DUF779 domain-containing protein yields MSVPPRLLATAHAAELLRRLRERHGALMIHQSGGCCDGSSPMCYPAGEFIVGDRDVLLGVLDPDLAAEQLPTVLPDAENAVPVWISGPQFDAWKHTQLILDVVPGRGSGFSVEAPEGVRFLSRGRAFTDVELAALAGVTPLTGSAWEQGERPPLPAQAQVVAAAADACPVPLRG; encoded by the coding sequence ATGTCGGTTCCACCGCGGTTGTTGGCGACCGCGCACGCTGCGGAGCTGTTGCGACGGCTGCGCGAGCGACACGGCGCGTTGATGATCCATCAGTCCGGTGGGTGCTGTGACGGGTCGTCGCCGATGTGTTATCCGGCCGGCGAGTTCATCGTCGGCGACCGGGACGTGTTGCTCGGCGTGCTCGATCCGGACCTGGCCGCAGAACAGCTACCGACTGTCCTGCCGGATGCGGAAAACGCTGTGCCGGTATGGATCTCCGGGCCACAGTTCGACGCCTGGAAACACACCCAGCTGATCCTCGACGTCGTGCCCGGGCGGGGTTCGGGATTCAGTGTCGAGGCCCCGGAAGGGGTGCGGTTCCTCAGTCGGGGCCGGGCGTTCACCGACGTCGAGCTGGCGGCGCTCGCCGGCGTCACCCCGCTCACCGGATCGGCGTGGGAGCAGGGCGAACGGCCGCCGCTGCCGGCGCAGGCGCAGGTGGTGGCCGCGGCGGCGGACGCGTGTCCGGTGCCGTTGCGCGGTTGA
- a CDS encoding carboxyl transferase domain-containing protein — MAPTGVVTTRRDGHVALVAELRDKLARTALGGPERARRRHEDRGKLLPRERVRQLLDTGSPFLELSALAASGMYDDECPGAGMISGIGRVSGRECVIVANDATVKGGTYYPMTVKKHLRAQEIAVQNRLPCLYLVDSGGAFLPRQDEIFPDREHFGRIFYNQATMSAKGIPQIAAVLGSCTAGGAYVPAMSDEAVIVRNQGTIFLGGPPLVQAATGEVVTAEELGGGDLHSKVSGVTDHLAADDADALRIVRRIVGTFGPRADTPWQPAPPRDPIADQTELYDVVPTDLRTPYDVREVITRLVDAGEFDEFKAEYGKTLVTGFARIHGHPVGIVANNGVLFGESALKGAHFIELCDKRVVPLLFLQNITGFMVGRDYEAGGIAKHGAKMVTAVACARVPKLTVVIGGSYGAGNYSMCGRAYSPRFLWLWPNARISVMGGEQAASVLATVRSDLATDEQVEQFKAPIRAQYEHQGSPYYSTARLWDDGVIDPADTRTVLGLSLAVCAQAPLEPVSYGVFRM; from the coding sequence ATGGCTCCGACCGGCGTGGTGACTACCCGACGCGACGGTCACGTCGCGTTGGTCGCAGAACTTCGGGACAAGCTGGCCCGCACGGCCCTCGGCGGTCCGGAACGCGCCCGGCGGCGGCACGAAGATCGCGGGAAATTGCTGCCGCGGGAACGGGTTCGGCAGCTTTTGGACACCGGTAGCCCGTTCCTGGAGCTGTCCGCGCTGGCCGCGTCCGGCATGTACGACGACGAGTGTCCCGGCGCCGGGATGATCTCCGGGATCGGCCGGGTATCCGGGCGCGAATGCGTGATCGTGGCCAACGACGCCACCGTCAAGGGCGGCACCTACTACCCGATGACGGTGAAGAAGCATCTGCGCGCGCAGGAGATTGCGGTGCAGAACCGGCTGCCGTGCCTCTATCTGGTCGATTCCGGCGGTGCCTTTCTACCCCGCCAGGACGAGATCTTCCCGGACCGGGAGCACTTCGGCCGGATCTTCTACAACCAGGCGACGATGAGCGCCAAAGGAATTCCGCAGATCGCGGCCGTGCTGGGCTCGTGCACGGCGGGTGGCGCGTACGTGCCGGCGATGAGCGACGAGGCGGTGATCGTCCGCAATCAGGGGACCATCTTCCTCGGCGGGCCGCCGCTGGTGCAGGCGGCCACCGGTGAGGTGGTGACCGCCGAGGAGCTGGGTGGCGGCGACCTGCATTCGAAGGTGTCCGGGGTGACCGATCACCTGGCCGCCGACGACGCGGACGCGCTGCGGATCGTGCGACGGATCGTCGGCACCTTCGGGCCCCGGGCGGATACGCCGTGGCAGCCGGCGCCGCCGCGCGATCCGATCGCCGACCAGACCGAGTTGTACGACGTGGTGCCCACCGATCTGCGCACGCCCTACGACGTCCGCGAAGTGATCACCCGGCTGGTCGATGCCGGGGAGTTCGACGAGTTCAAGGCCGAGTACGGCAAGACCCTGGTCACCGGGTTCGCCCGGATCCACGGCCACCCGGTCGGCATCGTGGCGAACAACGGCGTGCTGTTCGGTGAGTCGGCGCTGAAGGGCGCGCACTTCATCGAGCTGTGCGACAAACGCGTGGTGCCGCTGCTGTTCCTGCAGAACATCACCGGTTTCATGGTCGGCCGCGACTACGAGGCCGGGGGGATCGCCAAACACGGCGCCAAGATGGTGACCGCCGTCGCCTGCGCGCGGGTACCGAAGCTCACCGTGGTGATCGGCGGCTCGTACGGTGCCGGCAACTACTCGATGTGCGGGCGCGCGTATTCGCCACGCTTCCTGTGGTTGTGGCCGAACGCGCGGATCTCGGTGATGGGTGGCGAGCAGGCGGCATCGGTGCTGGCCACCGTCCGTTCCGATCTGGCGACCGACGAGCAGGTCGAGCAGTTCAAGGCGCCGATTCGGGCGCAATACGAGCACCAGGGCAGCCCGTACTACTCGACCGCCCGGCTCTGGGACGACGGGGTGATCGACCCGGCCGATACCCGCACGGTGCTCGGGCTCTCCCTGGCCGTGTGCGCCCAGGCGCCGCTGGAACCGGTCTCCTACGGCGTTTTCCGGATGTGA
- a CDS encoding SACE_7040 family transcriptional regulator produces the protein MNAPLTRREQLKADRRRQLLTEGARLIADRGFLGVRLEDLGAAVGVSGPAVYRHFSGKEALLVELLVGVSERLLDGGRAVVAAAESPTGALAGLIEFQLDFALGEPDLIRIQDQDLANLPAAARRQVRSYQRRYVEVWVDALRALDPELSEPDARVRSHATFGLLNSTPHSANGSPPERVRTILRAMAHAMLTPA, from the coding sequence ATGAACGCCCCGCTCACCCGACGCGAGCAGCTCAAGGCCGACCGCCGTCGCCAACTGTTGACCGAAGGCGCGCGCCTGATCGCCGATCGCGGCTTCCTCGGAGTGCGGCTGGAAGATCTCGGCGCCGCCGTCGGGGTCAGCGGTCCGGCGGTGTACCGGCACTTCTCCGGCAAGGAGGCGTTGCTCGTCGAGCTGCTGGTAGGGGTGAGCGAACGGCTGCTCGACGGCGGTCGCGCCGTGGTTGCCGCCGCCGAATCACCGACCGGCGCACTCGCCGGACTGATCGAGTTCCAGTTGGATTTCGCACTCGGTGAACCCGACCTGATCCGCATCCAGGACCAGGACCTGGCCAACCTGCCGGCGGCCGCGCGCCGGCAGGTCCGCAGCTATCAGCGTCGCTACGTCGAGGTCTGGGTCGACGCCCTGCGCGCGCTCGATCCCGAGCTGTCCGAACCGGATGCCCGGGTGCGGTCGCACGCCACCTTCGGGCTGCTCAACTCCACCCCGCACAGCGCCAACGGCAGCCCGCCCGAGCGCGTTCGGACGATTCTGCGCGCGATGGCGCACGCGATGCTGACCCCCGCCTGA